The window AGTGTAAAACGAGTTTGAGAATTCTGAATGTGTTCAATTTGTACTCAGATATAATGTCTCACTTGTTTACTTATGTGAAATAACCGTTCAAATCACAGCCCCCTCCCGTTGTATGCTCCAATGCTCGGCCGCTTCACCGACGACACCTTGTTATTCCAAAAGTCTCGCCCTCCATTATCAGCAATCAAAGCTCCAAGGCCCAAGGCAGGGCTCCCAAAATGCAGCTTGTATCCACCAACCGAGTCAAGGCTGTCCTTGCCAGTACCAGGATCAATAAACCGTGGATCCCCCGTACTACCAGCGGTCTTCACCGGCATAGCAACCGTCTCAAATAAATTCGCATGCCACTCGATCGAGCCACCAGTAGGCAAAGTCGAGTTAGCAGTACCAACCCAGATGTTATTCGACAAATTTGCATGTGGCGGTACAGCAATTTCAAACTCCTTCTCAGGACAATATATCACGTTGTTATAGAAGTCCATCTGCACACCATCTCCATTGCTGTACATCCGGCAATCATTCTGAAAGATGTTATATCGAACGATCTGCCTTGCGCCGCCGGGCGTGCCACAGCCATCACAGTTGAGGAATATACCGCCCGCGTTGTCGTGGCTGTAGTTGTACTCGACCGTGCAGGTGCCTTCGTTGCCCCAGTCACAATCAAATGCCTCGCTGTCGATATCCGACATGAGCGAGTCGTGAACAACATTGAACCTCATCACCGCGTCTTGGCATCCTAGAACCCAGATCCCTGCAAAGTTGCCTCCGGTATAAGGGTACTTGCCGTGGCCGAGAAAGCCAGCGACGTTTTTTTCGATGAGGGGATATTCGCCATAGGATATGAcgaccccgtcgccgccgacgtAGGAGATGTAATTGCCGTAGACGTGTGTCTCTTTCCCGCGATTGTCCATTTGGCCGACGCGTACTTTGATtccgccaccgccgcagtCGTAGACTGTGTTGTTGTAGATCTGCACGTCGTCGTAGCGGCTTGTATTCTCCGTGCCGTTCACCAGAATACCGGCGGAGGCAATGTACGCGTCAGATTGGGTTGCCTTGTTGGTTTCACCGGCCACATTGTAGACAGTGACGTCGTGAATGTAAAGACCGTAGTGGACGGTGCCGTCGCTGGAAGTCGCAGCAATGCCCCGTCTCCACGCAATCGAGGACGCAGGGTTGATGACTGCGATGTTGGAAATATCCCAGTAGTCCTGGTTGTTCAATCTGACAGCCTCAGCTGCCCCTGAACCATTGATAATGGGCTGAGGGCCATCTCCGTAGCTGGTCAGAATGATGGGGCGGTCCTGTGTGCCATTGCCTTGCGGTGACAAGATCCCGGTGCATGCTGTCCCTGCCTTGATGTATAGAGAGTCTCCGGCATGTAGGACAGCTTGATTGACTTTTTCAAGCGAATTAAAAGGGACAGATTCGCTGCCGTTGCCTGTTGCGACCGAGCTGCAATCCAGATAGATGTTGGCTGCGAGGGAGGGCTGAATCAATCCTGCTACGAGTGCAATGGCACTGCTATAGCAAAGGGCTCCAAGAGTCGTCATGTCCAATTGATAGTCGGGACCGGTTCTGAAGGTGGGACAGTCTGAACGACGCGAATATTCAAAGATTGTTCCTATTAAATACTAATTCAATTCCGCACTTGCAGATCACAGTCATATCGGGAGCTATGGTACGCTAGAGTGCCTGTAATAATAATGCAATTTCCATACGAACAACCCCACTATCGGGTATTCGCAAGAGACTACTACTCGGACTGTCCCTTGGTCCGGAGCGTGATGATCGGGTCGATGCTTCCCCCGCAACCCGGGGCTCTCCTCAAATGTCGATCAATGGTAGGAACGTTACATCCAAAGCAATCAACTATCCAACGGAAGTCGACAAAAGCAAATCAAGTATTTAATGGAGAGTAATACGACCTCACCACAAGGATCTCAAGATAACATCAACATATCAACATTGTCTGAGTTGCCCAATTGAAATCAGCCTATTCAAAATGGTACTTCTCAAGGCATTTCTTTACCTTCTCGGGATGAGCGCTCTGCCAGGCCATGGAGCGAATATACCCTCAGTATCAGCCCCAGCTCCCACCAAATGGGCCCATCCGGGAGCAATGATCAGCCAATCGCAGCTAGACTTCATTCGACAGCAAGTTCAAAATAAAGAACAGCCCTGGATGGATGCATACAACGCATTGCTCGACGATGAAAATATAGCTAACCCAAAAGAACCAGCCCCAGTCGTGACGGTTGAGTGCGGTCCCTACTCCGATCCTGATGTTGGGTGCACAGCCGAGCGCAATGACTCAATTGCTGCGTACGGGAATGCACTGGCTTGGGCGATTGGTGGCGAGCAGTCGTATGCTCAGCAGGCGATGAAAATTATGGATGCATACTCGTCCACCATCAAGGGTCATAGCAACTCCAACTCCCCGCTGCAGGCTGGTTGGGTGGGGTCTGTTTGGGCTAGAGCCGGTGAATTGATCCGGTATACGGATGCTGGGTGGTCGGAGGATGATATTGAGCAGTTTGGGAGCATGCTGCGCAATGTCTATATGCCATTAACGGTTAATGGGACCGATCACAATGTGGCGAATTGGGAGCTAGGTAAGACTGCATGAGCCTGATTTTTGACCCAAGCTAACAATTTTACTAGTCATGACCGAAGCCGCAATCCTGATGTCAGTCTTCCTCGAAGACGCCGATACATGGAACACCGCTATGGGCTGGTTCCTCAAACGAGTTCCAGCAACAATCTACATGACCAGTGACGGCGAGTATCCAGTGGCAGCCCGCGGCCAGAGCTCAGCCCCGGACGCAATAATCGCCTGGTGGTTCAACCAAACTGTCTATAGAGAAGACGGCCAAGCACAAGAAACTTGCCGTGATCTCGAGCACACCGGGTACTCATTTGCGTCTATTGCACACGTCGCCGAGACCTGTCGGATTCAAGGAACCACTGACCTGTACCAGACGGATGTGGGGACGCGATTGCGGTACGGGCTGGAATTTCATTCGCAGTTCGTTAATGGAGAGGCTGTACCATCATGGCTCTGCGGGGGGAAGCTGAGCCTCACACTGGGTCCGATTACGGAAGTTGGGTTTAATGGCCTTTCGTTTAGGTTGGGTATTGACATGCCTCAAACTGGGAATTTGACGGTTAGGCAGCGGCCGGCGAAGGATAATGGGCTTTTTGTGGCTTATGAGACTTTGACACATGCGGAAAATAACGCTTAGAGGTATACGTGAGTGCTCTAATCggttttattttttttta of the Penicillium psychrofluorescens genome assembly, chromosome: 1 genome contains:
- a CDS encoding uncharacterized protein (ID:PFLUO_001179-T1.cds;~source:funannotate) → MISQSQLDFIRQQVQNKEQPWMDAYNALLDDENIANPKEPAPVVTVECGPYSDPDVGCTAERNDSIAAYGNALAWAIGGEQSYAQQAMKIMDAYSSTIKGHSNSNSPLQAGWVGSVWARAGELIRYTDAGWSEDDIEQFGSMLRNVYMPLTVNGTDHNVANWELVMTEAAILMSVFLEDADTWNTAMGWFLKRVPATIYMTSDGEYPVAARGQSSAPDAIIAWWFNQTVYREDGQAQETCRDLEHTGYSFASIAHVAETCRIQGTTDLYQTDVGTRLRYGLEFHSQFVNGEAVPSWLCGGKLSLTLGPITEVGFNGLSFRLGIDMPQTGNLTVRQRPAKDNGLFVAYETLTHAENNA
- a CDS encoding uncharacterized protein (ID:PFLUO_001178-T1.cds;~source:funannotate) → MTTLGALCYSSAIALVAGLIQPSLAANIYLDCSSVATGNGSESVPFNSLEKVNQAVLHAGDSLYIKAGTACTGILSPQGNGTQDRPIILTSYGDGPQPIINGSGAAEAVRLNNQDYWDISNIAVINPASSIAWRRGIAATSSDGTVHYGLYIHDVTVYNVAGETNKATQSDAYIASAGILVNGTENTSRYDDVQIYNNTVYDCGGGGIKVRVGQMDNRGKETHVYGNYISYVGGDGVVISYGEYPLIEKNVAGFLGHGKYPYTGGNFAGIWVLGCQDAVMRFNVVHDSLMSDIDSEAFDCDWGNEGTCTVEYNYSHDNAGGIFLNCDGCGTPGGARQIVRYNIFQNDCRMYSNGDGVQMDFYNNVIYCPEKEFEIAVPPHANLSNNIWVGTANSTLPTGGSIEWHANLFETVAMPVKTAGSTGDPRFIDPGTGKDSLDSVGGYKLHFGSPALGLGALIADNGGRDFWNNKVSSVKRPSIGAYNGRGL